In Candidatus Binatia bacterium, the DNA window TCCGAGACTCCCGCCGATATCCGCTGTGGTCTGGCCCGTCTCGAGAGCATGGTCGTAGCCGGCCTTGATTCGCCGCGCGGCGGCGGCACATCGGCCATCGCTTCGAGTCTCTGCGAGATGATTGAGCATCATCACACCGGACATCAGGAGGGCGAGAGGATTTGCCCGATTCTGGCCGGCGATGTCCGGCGCAGAGCCGTGAACCGCCTCAAATATCGCCCGACCGTCACCGAGATTCGCCCCCGGGACGACACCAAGCCCTCCCACAAGGCCTGCGCAAAGATCACTGACAACATCCCCGTAAAGGTTCTCCATCAGGAGAACATCGAAGCGAGAGGGATCCTGCACCAATTTCATGCAGCCGGCATCGATGATCAATTCCTCCAATTCGATATCCGGAAAGTCTTCGTGAACCTCACGGGCGCACCGCAGGAACAGCCCATCACTGAGTTTCATGATATTCGCCTTATGAAAGACGGACACCCGATTGCGGCCTCGACTCGCGGCATAGGCAAAACCCGTCCGTGCAATCCGCAGGCAGGCTTTTTCGGTGGCCACCTTCAGCGAAGTGACTACCCCGTCCGTGATTTCATTCTCCACACCGCTATAAAGGCCTTCGGTATTTTCCCTGACGACGATCAGGTCCACGTCCTCATAGCGCGTCGCTACACCCGGCAAATTCCTTACAGGGCGGAGCGCTGCATGCAGCGAGAGTGTGCGCCGCAGCTGCACATTGACCGAAGAAAAACCCTCCCCGACCGGCGTTGTACAGGGCCCTTTCAGCGCGATCCCGGTTCGACGAACAGCGTCGAGAGTGCGACCCGGCAGGACTTCGCCCTCACGCTCGATCGCCGCGAGACCGGCAAGCTCCTCCGTCCACTCAATAGGAGCGCTCGCCGCATCGAGCACCCGCCGGACTGCCTCCGAAACCTCCGGCCCGATACCGTCGCCGGGGATCAATACAACTTCATGGTCTGACATTCACCTGAACCTCCGTTCTCATCCAAGCCCTTATTTCCGGCCGGCGCTAGACGTCACGGAAATACTTTCTCATCGGGCGCCACTCGTGGTTTGACCAATCCACGGTCTTTGGGGCAATAAATGCCCCTATGTCGTCCCAACTTCGCCCCCTGCTCTCCGCTGCACCTCTCAGGCGGCGCGCACCAGGCTGCTCGTGAGCGGGTTGAACACCAAAGAGATTCGGTTCGGCGCACACTTCTGGGCCCTGGCCGGATTCGGATTGCTGGCCCTGAGTTTGTCATGGCCTCTCGCAGCCCATTTGCCCACCGAGTTGCCCGCCCCGCCAGTCCGACCCGAAGGCTCTGGTTTCTTCGAGCGCGCCGACCTCGACCTTCTCGTCTGGATCCTTGCGTGGACAGCACGGAGCGTGGTCCTCGCCCCCTTTGAACTCTTCGACGCAAATATTTCCCACCCCGCGCGAAATGCACTCGCCTCCTCTGAGCACCTGATCGGGATGACCCCTCTGGCCACACCGCTATGGTTTGCCACCCGAAACCCGATCCTTACCTATAACCTGACCGCCCTTGGGGTCAGCGTGATTACGGCGTTCAGTCTCTGGTTGGCCGTGATTGAGGAAGAAAAGGCCCCTGTAGCGGCATTCGTTGTCGCCGCACTCTTCGCCTTCGATCCCAATATCAGCCTTGTCTGGGTTCGCCTCCACGAAAGCGCGATCTGGCTTTTCCCACTGGTTCTGCTGCTTGCCTTGCGCGTGGCACGAAATCCCAGCGGGCCGGGTTTTGCGATGCTGGTCCTCGTGACAGCGATCCAATTCCTCGCGGGCGCCTACCTGACCTTCATTCTGGCAATTTTTCTCGTTGCGCTGAGCCCGGCCCTGGTCCTGGAGGCCAGGAAGTACGGACGCTCGGGACTGCTCCCGCTGCTTGCACTTGCTTGCGGAGCGCTCCTCGCCGCCCCCTCCGCCTTGCCGTATTTGGATAGTGCGAATCCGCCAGGCTCGAGCTTGGAGCGAATCCTGGCCAGTGGCGCTCGGCTCAGCTTTACCGATTCGATACAACGCTTGTTCGAAGGCTCGGGGGTGCTGCTCTTCCCACTCGCGACTCTGGGACTGGTCTTTGGTCGCGCTCCTCGCTCGCTTCGCTTCTGTCTCGCGGGTGCCGTTTTATGCGGCGCTTTGCTGGCAATGGGACCACAGGGCTCTCTGATTCCGGGAACCGACCTTCCCAGTCTCTACCGACTCCTCATGGATACGATCCCGGGGTTCGGTACGATGCGAGCACCGGTACGTTTCCTCGTCGTCTCTCGCCTCGCCGTGGCGCTACTGGCGGGGTTCGGTTTGAGCTTCGCCTTGCGCGGCAGCCAAAGCTGGCGCTCTGGTATTCAGAAGATCATGCTGCCCACCGCGATCGCGGTGCTCTTCGCCATTCAGCCCGCGTGGCCCCTGTCACTTACGGGCCTCCTTCGCGCTCCATACACCACGGGCGCGCACAGCTGGCTTGCCGAGAACGGTGTCGATGGCGCCGTCCTCGACTTGCCGCCAACAACGCAGGTCGGCGATCGCCAGAGAGAGACCGGCCTTGCGATGCTGGGAGCGACCGAACACTGGCTGCCGCTGCTCAACGGATACTCGGGGTACCAGCCACCTTCGTTCTGGATGCTGATGTCAGTGGCGAGTCAACTCCCCGATCCTGCGGCTTTCGAGACCCTGTGTCGATTCACGGACCTGCGCTGGATCGTCGCTCATTTTGGACGCATGGACAAAAGTGAGGCAGCCTTCGTGAACCAACTTCCGATTGTTGAGCGCGCACGCTTTGGTCGCGATGTCCTTTTCGAAGCGCGTGTTGGCTGCGGCCGCGAAAAAGAACGACTCCTCGCACAGATGGAGATCCCCAAACCAGAGAGCCTGGACGGCTTGCCGACCACCGAGCTGCCCCTGCGAGATCGCCACAGTGACATCGTAGTCGTTCCGCTCGGCGCCAGCGAGGGCGGAACGTTCCGGCGAGCCCTGGTCACAGTCACAAACACGAGCACAAAAAGTTGGCCCGGTCTGGATATCGAACGCGCCGGTCGAGTTGAACTGGCGGCACGACTCCGGCTGGAGGACGGCACCGTGATCAAGGATTATCATATGCCGCTGGGTCGGGATCTTGCACCCGGACAGAGTCTCACTCTGGAGTTTGCTGCACCCGGCGCGATTCCGTGGGCCACATCCGCCGTCGAGTTCGGGCTGCGACAACGCGGCTTCGGCTGGTTTGCCGACCGCGGGGGTAGCGGCATCGAGCGCTTTCTCCTCGGGCCAGACGTCGCAGGGTAATGACCGCGGACTCAATCTTCGGGCGACCCGCTGGCTGCCGCGCGGCCTCTCTCGCGTTCGTAGAGACGAATCACCTCGGGCCCGACAAAATCGTTGGCCAGTCGCAAAGAGCCTTCGGCATCGAGATGAGTTCCATCCGGACGGAACAAGGGGTCCAATTCGCCGCCACTCGAGTCCCGAAGGTAAGTCGCTACGTCGAGGACGACAACCTTCCCCGGCCGCAGAACCTCGAGTTCCCGCACGAGTTCGTTGAAACGAATCATCCTCGCGACATCAGACTCCGGATAGGCTTTCACGGGCGCGGCACCGGTTTCCGGATCACGAACATCGATCGCTGGATGAGTGAGCCAGACGACCAGCGCCCCTCGCGCTGCGAGAAGGTCCACAGCCTCCAGAAGTTCCGCGCGAACCGCATCATCAACCGCGGGATCGCCCAGATGCATCCAGGAGCCCCCGTCGACGAAGCGCCGGTCGCAAACCTCCCAAGGCCCGAACGAGACGACCGCCACATCGGGATCCTGCGTCAAAATATTCGCTTCCCAAGCCGCACCTCGAGGCTGACAATGCGCCGGCCGCGGCAGTACTTTTCCCTGATACCGATAGTCCCCTTGCCGCAACAGTCCGCATCCCAGCTCCGAAACACCAATCCGCGGCTGACCCAGCCCCGTGCGTTCAAGCCAATGCGACAGACCAATCGTCAGCGCGGCCCCGGTCGAGTCGCCAAAAACGGCCACTCGAGGAGAGCCCGATCGGGCCGACGACTCCGGAGCTTTGACCGGCGGCAGCTGCTTCATGCGCTCGAACATCGGAACGATCTCGGCGACATGAGGCGACGGATCATATCCTCCGTCGGCAAAGCGCGGGACCGCGATGGCAGATCGGGACAAGGAGACGACCAGCACAAGAGCAAAGCCGGTGGCAAAATAAGGCCTCGCTCCACGAAGCCACTTTCCGCTGCGAATCGGAGATTCCAGAAAACGGTAGGAGCACTCGGCAAGAGCAAATGTGATCGAGACTCTCAGGAGCAACAAGGCCGGCTCCGCCAGGCCAGTCCTTTGTTCGTTCAGCAGCAGAAAGATGGGCCAGTGAAACAGGTATGCGGCGTAGGAAACACGTCCGGTCCAACGAAGGAATCGATTGGCGAGAAAAGTTCGCAAAGGCCCCTCTGGTTGTACCGACGCGAGAATCACGCCGAGTGAGAGAATCGTATAAAGCGCGAAGCCGCCTTGGTAGAGCCAAACCGAATTCAGATCAACGACAGACCACGTCCAGACCATGAGCACGAGACAAACGAGACCCACAACCTGCACCAGCAACCTTGCAGACCCTGAGAAGGCCGGGCGCCCGAAAGTCCAGACCGCCAGCGCCCCTCCCAGCAAAAGCTCGGCCGCACGTGTATCCGAACCATAGTAGACGCGGTCGATCGGTGCGCCTTGCCCTATCAGCAGGACTCCGATCACGACCGAAATACCGCTCAGACCGAGAAGGACGGCTGCCAGCACCCGATGCGAGCCACGACCGAGCAGCAATGCCCCCGCAGCCACAAGAGGAAATAGAAAGTAGAATTGCTCCTCGATGGCCAGCGACCAGAAGTGCTGGAGCGGAGACGGCGCCGAAAACAACTCTGTATAGGCCGTATTCGAAATGTAGAAGTGCCAGTTCGCTACGTAGAAAAGAGACCAGAAAACATCTTCCGCGAGAGCCGTTCGTTGCGCCGCCGAGGCTATGAACCGGGCAAAGATCGCCATGATCACGAGAGTCAGGAGAGCCGCCGGCATCAGGCGCCGGAAGCGACGCGCCCAGAAAGCTACCAGGTCCAGCCGCCCCGACCGCTCCCACTCGCTTAGAAAGAGCGAGGTGATCAAATAGCCGGACAAGGAAAAAAAAGTCGCGATCGGCAGAAAGCCTCCGCGCGCCCACTCGAACTGCGAATGGAAAAGAATCATCCCGAGCAAGGCAAAACCACGGAGACCTTCGAGTGCAGGCTCGAACTTGATTCGCTGAGGGGACGACATGAACGCTCCTTTTTGACCTAACCGCCCAGTATTCGTCAACCCGCGGCTCCAACCATGAGGCTTGCCCAAAACCGCATCGACTGCGCCGGGGCCAACGGAACTACATCCACGACCGCCCCGAAGACTCCACTTGGTAGAGGCTTCGATCGACAAGAGGCGCGATCGTCGATCGATCGACATAGGGTAGGTAGATCGATTCCGAAGCCAGCACAAACTGGAGATTGAGGCTCCGATGACGCCGCAAGAATGGACTGCTTGCGTACCCGATCTGCTGAAGTTTGTATCGCTCGAAGCAGAGATACTCGACTCCGATCAGACCCCTTCGGATATAGATGAACTCGTCGTCAAAGGCGTAGCCCCAGCGCCGCCATCGGAGCCAGGAGACGACAACGACGAGGATCGCCAAGGCCAGGCATCCGAGCGACACGACCAGCGGCAGAGCGATTACGACGGAAGCGACACAGGCGAGCGCCGGCCATATCGCCCAAAGAGAGTAGCGATTGATCAGCCTTTTGCTTGGGGCATGAAAGTCGATATTTCGCATCGCCGAATCAGGCATCGCGTCCGCTATCAGATCCCATGCCTCATCCGGGGTCACCGAAGGCACGAGCAGTTGGTCAGACTTCTCTACGCCCGGCGGCTCCGGCAGCCCGGAACTGTTCTGCTTGAGCAAAAGGTTCACCCGGCCCAGCACCAGATCAAGCCAGCTCTGCCGGTAGTGAATGCTCTGCAAACGTCGCGTCGGCATCCCAAACTCTTTTTTCGTCAAAAGCCCGGCCCGGCAGCAATAACGGCCACCTGCACGAGAGAGAGTGTAGCCGTAATAGGTCAGAATCGAGCCCATGATGGAAAACAACAACAGGCCCGAAATGACTAGCACGGCAAAACCGACAGCCGTCAGGGCCAACGCAACCCTGCTTTGATCCATAGCCGACGTCGGGAGCTGAAAATCCACCCCGCTCTCTTTGAGATAGGAAGGGATCGCATCCCCGATGCGCTGCAAAAAAGGCACCAGCACCCCGACAAATAACCAGATCCGGTTATTTGTCAGCCCATGAACCGTCAGATCTCCCAACGAACGACGGTTCAGGACCACTTCCCGCTCCTCATCGAGATCTTCCTCGGGCGCCCGAATGGGTTTTTTTGTCGCCAACAAGTTGGCTCGGAGCTCTCTCGCGCGGTCGAGGCGAATGGCGACGAGATGTGCTTCGCCCTGACTCGATCCGGCGGTATCCAGCCGGAGGCTGCAGTAGCCGAAAAGCCGAAAATATAACGGCTGTTCGATATGGATGTTCTGAATCCGATCAAAAGGGACGTGCGTTTGCTTGCGGAACAGAACGCCCGACCTGATCTCGATGCGGTCGGGGCCGACTCTGTAGCGGTAGCGCAACCAAACCAGCCCGCACCAGAAGGTGCCCAAGACAGGAAGAAGAGCGACAAGCCACAAGAAAGCCCCGAGTCGCTCCCCGATCTGATTGCGAGCGACAAAAAGTGGGGGAATGAGGTAGACAAACTGGCTCCCGAGCGCACGCAACCCGCGAAGCATGAAGAAGACCACAGCGAGCGGGGAGATCCGTTGCCAGGCGCCTTCGGGCGGTCCAGTACCGGTCGTTTCAGGACTCGTCATCGCGCGCGTCCCGGTGCTGAAGGATGAACTGCCTCAGGCGTTCGGCCTCGCTTCGCTTCAGTCCGGGGATTGCAAATGTGTGCTGTTGACCTCCTGCACTGAAGGCAAGCACGTTGGCCAGATCATACCTTCGCTCCAAAGGGCCTTGCGTGAGCTCGACATGCTGAATTCGGGCGATCGGCTGCGTGACAACACTGACGAACCACACGCCGGACCGAAAACTCAAATCGTGGTCACGAAGCGCGTAGGCTTTCCTTGGATCGGCCAGGCGCCGGTACACCGCCATCAATAGCCCCGCCATGGTCAGGACCGAAAAGGCAACGGAGACCGGACCCCAAAGTGCGAATGGCAGCTGCCTTTGAAACAGAACAGCAAGAACCGCCATCAGGGCAAAGAGCGCAACAACGGAACAAATCACACGCTGGCGCATGAGCGCATAGCTGGGCTCGAGGGATCGGAACGCCAGATCTCCTACCGCTGGAAGTTCGTCATCCGTCTTAATTTCGTTCGAGAATCCCAGTCTGAGTTCTCCCTGGTTTTGCATTCCTTCAATCCGCCAACGCCCGCCCCACCCCAAGATCGTCCGAGCGCACCGGTAGGACGCATATCCATGCTGATCTGTGCGCCTCAGGCTTGATCGATAGCCCCGAAGTTGCCCCTCCGCCAGAGCAACAGAACAACAGCGGGAGTCAACTCGATTCTACTCAGACGCGCGGCAGAGCGGCCCCCGCTGCCGCCCCGAGGTTCAATGCCGCAAACCCTACCCCGGACGGCGGTTGCCGGGCGGCCCCCCCGTGGCTGGAGCTACGGTGCCGACTCCTCGGCATCCTCGCAAGTTGGGGGATAGCATTCGTAGTCGCCATCATCCTGCAGTTCGCAATCCGTGTAGTCTCGACACCCGCAGCCGCTCACGATGAATGCGGTGCCAACTACCGCAACCAGCAGGCTTGCAAGCCAGAGGCGCGTCCGTGTGTTCGTTCCTCGAGAGACAGATTTTTTTCGTGGGCCTCGTGATCTCACTTTCATCACCGACATCTTGCCCCAAGTTGAGGACAGCGGTTGTCCATCCGTCAAGCGACAGACCAGATCACCGCTCTCGTTGAAAGTCTTGCCCGCCGGCCGTGGAGAATGCGCGACGGATGTTTGGAAAGGATCCGGAAAAACGCTAAATCGTGCCAATGCTCGATAAAAATAGCCGCATCGCGAGAGCGATGCTCTTGGCCATTCTGGCAACGTTTTTCGCGCCCCCGGTGGCCGCACAAGAGCCAGGCGCGGCGTCCTCCTATGTGGAGGCCATCGAGCAACCGACAGACGCCGGCGGAGTGATGGACGAGGTTGATGCAGCAGCGGCGCAGGTCGAGGAAGGTGCCCCCGACCTTTCCGCGGGCGAGCGGATCCGAATCGAGGAAATCGTCGTCACAGCCCGTAAGCGGGCCGAGCTGCTTGAGGATACGCCCGTCTCGATTACAGCGCTCAGCGAAAACCTGCTGCGCGAGGCCAATGTGAGCCGCTTCAGTGAGATCGAGGACCTGGTCCCCAACCTGGAATTTATCGGGGACAACTCGAATGGGCGGATCTATATCCGAGGCGTCGGGCAGGCACAGACCGGTGCCGCCTTTGACGCCGGCGTTGGTCTCTACATCGACGGGATCTATCTCCCCCGATCCCAGGTGTTGGTCTTTGACGTCGTCGATATTACGTCGATCGAAGTCCTTCGAGGACCGCAGGGCACCCTGTTCGGTAAAAACACCGTCGGCGGCGCCATCAACGTGACGACCGCGAAACCGAGCGATACTCTCGACGCCTCCGCATGGCTGAATGTCGGTAATCGAAACCGGGTGGAGAGCCGGGTCATGTTGAACATTCCGATCGATATCGGTTGGTTCGAGGACCGGCTCGCAACCCGCATCGCATTTGCTTCGGAGAATCATGATGGCTTCGACACCACACGCTATCCGAATCCAACCACCGGAGCGGCGGCCCGTTACACGTCTTCCGTGGCCAACCTGAGCTTTCTCGGATCTTTGCAGCTGGAGATCCTGCCCGAGTTGATCCTTGACGTATCGGGGTCCTGGCTCGAGAATCGCGCGGTCCAGGGCGTCGGCGAGTGCGTGATCGTCGAGGAGCAGGGACTGGGGCTTAACGATCCGGACTATTACCCCGCTTGCCGCGCGACCCGACCTTATGAGTATTCAGCCAACCGCAGGTCGAACCGGGGTGGCCGAAACTGGGGAAGTTGGGGGACATTGGCCTGGAGCCCCGGGCAGATGGGTTTTCTGGAAGATCTGAGCCTGAAATATATCGGCTCGTGGCGCGGGCAAAGCAACCACGCCCTCACCGATCTCGACCTGACCGACGTGTCCATGCTGATCCTCGCCAGCGATGGCGGAGGACCGGGGCTTCTGCTGGGCAAGCCAGGCCAATCGGAACAGGTGCAACAGGAAGTCCAGATGAACGCGTCCGCGCTGGACGGTCGGCTCAATTTTGTGTCGGGCCTGTTCGGGTTCTGGGAGACCGCGGAGCGTGGGAATGCCACCATTGCCACGATTGTGCCGCCGATCTCGCAGAGGACTCTCAATGAAACGAGATTTCGCAATTGGACATGGGCCCTATATGCGCAAGGCACGCTGGATGTGACCGAATGGTTGGGGCTGACGGTCGGGTTGCGTTACACGCAGGACAAAAAAGGTGCCTGGCAAAAAAACAAGCGCCTCACC includes these proteins:
- a CDS encoding PH domain-containing protein — its product is MTSPETTGTGPPEGAWQRISPLAVVFFMLRGLRALGSQFVYLIPPLFVARNQIGERLGAFLWLVALLPVLGTFWCGLVWLRYRYRVGPDRIEIRSGVLFRKQTHVPFDRIQNIHIEQPLYFRLFGYCSLRLDTAGSSQGEAHLVAIRLDRARELRANLLATKKPIRAPEEDLDEEREVVLNRRSLGDLTVHGLTNNRIWLFVGVLVPFLQRIGDAIPSYLKESGVDFQLPTSAMDQSRVALALTAVGFAVLVISGLLLFSIMGSILTYYGYTLSRAGGRYCCRAGLLTKKEFGMPTRRLQSIHYRQSWLDLVLGRVNLLLKQNSSGLPEPPGVEKSDQLLVPSVTPDEAWDLIADAMPDSAMRNIDFHAPSKRLINRYSLWAIWPALACVASVVIALPLVVSLGCLALAILVVVVSWLRWRRWGYAFDDEFIYIRRGLIGVEYLCFERYKLQQIGYASSPFLRRHRSLNLQFVLASESIYLPYVDRSTIAPLVDRSLYQVESSGRSWM
- a CDS encoding PH domain-containing protein; this translates as MQNQGELRLGFSNEIKTDDELPAVGDLAFRSLEPSYALMRQRVICSVVALFALMAVLAVLFQRQLPFALWGPVSVAFSVLTMAGLLMAVYRRLADPRKAYALRDHDLSFRSGVWFVSVVTQPIARIQHVELTQGPLERRYDLANVLAFSAGGQQHTFAIPGLKRSEAERLRQFILQHRDARDDES
- a CDS encoding acyltransferase family protein, coding for MSSPQRIKFEPALEGLRGFALLGMILFHSQFEWARGGFLPIATFFSLSGYLITSLFLSEWERSGRLDLVAFWARRFRRLMPAALLTLVIMAIFARFIASAAQRTALAEDVFWSLFYVANWHFYISNTAYTELFSAPSPLQHFWSLAIEEQFYFLFPLVAAGALLLGRGSHRVLAAVLLGLSGISVVIGVLLIGQGAPIDRVYYGSDTRAAELLLGGALAVWTFGRPAFSGSARLLVQVVGLVCLVLMVWTWSVVDLNSVWLYQGGFALYTILSLGVILASVQPEGPLRTFLANRFLRWTGRVSYAAYLFHWPIFLLLNEQRTGLAEPALLLLRVSITFALAECSYRFLESPIRSGKWLRGARPYFATGFALVLVVSLSRSAIAVPRFADGGYDPSPHVAEIVPMFERMKQLPPVKAPESSARSGSPRVAVFGDSTGAALTIGLSHWLERTGLGQPRIGVSELGCGLLRQGDYRYQGKVLPRPAHCQPRGAAWEANILTQDPDVAVVSFGPWEVCDRRFVDGGSWMHLGDPAVDDAVRAELLEAVDLLAARGALVVWLTHPAIDVRDPETGAAPVKAYPESDVARMIRFNELVRELEVLRPGKVVVLDVATYLRDSSGGELDPLFRPDGTHLDAEGSLRLANDFVGPEVIRLYERERGRAAASGSPED
- a CDS encoding TonB-dependent receptor, with translation MLDKNSRIARAMLLAILATFFAPPVAAQEPGAASSYVEAIEQPTDAGGVMDEVDAAAAQVEEGAPDLSAGERIRIEEIVVTARKRAELLEDTPVSITALSENLLREANVSRFSEIEDLVPNLEFIGDNSNGRIYIRGVGQAQTGAAFDAGVGLYIDGIYLPRSQVLVFDVVDITSIEVLRGPQGTLFGKNTVGGAINVTTAKPSDTLDASAWLNVGNRNRVESRVMLNIPIDIGWFEDRLATRIAFASENHDGFDTTRYPNPTTGAAARYTSSVANLSFLGSLQLEILPELILDVSGSWLENRAVQGVGECVIVEEQGLGLNDPDYYPACRATRPYEYSANRRSNRGGRNWGSWGTLAWSPGQMGFLEDLSLKYIGSWRGQSNHALTDLDLTDVSMLILASDGGGPGLLLGKPGQSEQVQQEVQMNASALDGRLNFVSGLFGFWETAERGNATIATIVPPISQRTLNETRFRNWTWALYAQGTLDVTEWLGLTVGLRYTQDKKGAWQKNKRLTETGEVEAITKTGKGSEVFEAWTPLVNVAMTLPERYLDESPLDHLMGYVSWSQGFKGGGFNAVINPSDESNEFLSFAPETLDNFEVGLKTVAFDRTLTVNLSVFAALYNDIQVRTFQPIYDEAGELETLLSLTLNAAASVNRGVELDFSWRPARGWRVEGSLGLLDARYTDFPVGINNVNGQQVNRSGQRLPAAMPIQSYMALQYSLPVDGAWVGSMRGWLTPRIDWSYRSGVNWIGPELTAADQPAYNTLGLRLSYDFLDDRAQFALWARNLTDKRVSGAGVSLASFYGVYQRPWMPGRTFGAEFAYSFN
- a CDS encoding isocitrate/isopropylmalate dehydrogenase family protein; the protein is MSDHEVVLIPGDGIGPEVSEAVRRVLDAASAPIEWTEELAGLAAIEREGEVLPGRTLDAVRRTGIALKGPCTTPVGEGFSSVNVQLRRTLSLHAALRPVRNLPGVATRYEDVDLIVVRENTEGLYSGVENEITDGVVTSLKVATEKACLRIARTGFAYAASRGRNRVSVFHKANIMKLSDGLFLRCAREVHEDFPDIELEELIIDAGCMKLVQDPSRFDVLLMENLYGDVVSDLCAGLVGGLGVVPGANLGDGRAIFEAVHGSAPDIAGQNRANPLALLMSGVMMLNHLAETRSDGRCAAAARRIKAGYDHALETGQTTADIGGSLGTAGFAEAVIAGLPAAA